A single Arachnia propionica DNA region contains:
- a CDS encoding acetyl-CoA hydrolase/transferase family protein yields the protein MRIVAPEQLAAALPELPGNPRIVTQGSFGTPRALLGLLDEAVPEYRLFIVNGLGRLPDREGVRIETTFVGSGLRGNPRVDYYPARLSTTPQLFRGSLPPDVVAVQTSRVVDGKVSLGIEVQVLPGAIDAAKQRGAILVAQINENLPFIHGDGVLSVDDIDLAVEIAEPVPVAPEVRIDDESAAVGERLAAMVPDGATLQLGIGALPEAVMQALQNSRGLRVWTELMADGFFGLLRSGALDETHPITATFAYGSEELYAWADDNPQLRLLRCETTNSPGNIAKQPAVTSINTALQVDLFGAVNATRVNDRIISGTGGQADFIVGALQSPGGQAIIALKSWHPKANRSTIVPKLTEPTTSLQPSWVVTEQNTARVFGASQRDQALGLIEAARPEARESLRTEAERMGLLG from the coding sequence TTGAGAATAGTCGCCCCCGAGCAGCTTGCCGCTGCTCTGCCCGAGCTGCCCGGAAACCCCCGCATCGTCACCCAGGGCAGCTTCGGCACCCCACGTGCCCTGCTCGGATTGCTGGACGAGGCCGTCCCCGAGTACCGGTTGTTCATCGTCAACGGGCTCGGCAGGCTGCCGGACCGTGAGGGGGTCCGGATCGAAACCACTTTTGTCGGTTCCGGGTTGCGCGGGAATCCCCGCGTCGACTACTACCCGGCGCGGTTGTCCACCACCCCCCAGCTGTTCCGTGGCTCGCTGCCCCCGGATGTCGTCGCGGTGCAGACCTCGCGGGTCGTCGACGGGAAGGTCAGCCTCGGCATCGAGGTGCAGGTGCTGCCAGGCGCCATCGACGCCGCGAAACAGCGCGGCGCGATCCTGGTGGCGCAGATCAACGAGAACCTGCCGTTCATTCACGGCGACGGGGTGTTGTCGGTTGACGACATCGACCTGGCCGTCGAGATCGCCGAACCGGTGCCGGTGGCGCCCGAGGTCAGGATCGACGACGAATCCGCGGCGGTCGGGGAGAGACTCGCGGCGATGGTGCCCGACGGTGCCACGCTCCAACTCGGAATCGGTGCGCTGCCGGAGGCGGTGATGCAGGCGCTGCAGAACAGCCGCGGCCTCAGGGTGTGGACCGAGCTGATGGCCGATGGTTTCTTCGGGCTGCTGCGTTCCGGTGCCCTCGACGAGACCCACCCCATCACCGCGACCTTCGCCTACGGTTCCGAGGAGCTCTACGCCTGGGCCGACGACAACCCGCAGCTGCGGCTGCTGCGCTGCGAAACCACGAACAGCCCCGGGAACATCGCCAAGCAACCGGCGGTGACCAGCATCAACACCGCGCTGCAGGTCGACCTGTTCGGGGCCGTCAACGCCACCCGCGTCAACGACCGCATCATCTCCGGCACCGGAGGGCAGGCCGATTTCATCGTCGGGGCCCTGCAATCCCCGGGCGGGCAGGCGATCATCGCGTTGAAGTCGTGGCATCCGAAGGCCAACCGCTCCACCATCGTTCCCAAGCTGACGGAGCCCACGACGTCGCTGCAACCGTCCTGGGTGGTCACGGAACAAAACACCGCCCGCGTCTTCGGGGCCTCCCAGCGCGACCAGGCGCTGGGCCTGATCGAGGCGGCCAGACCGGAGGCCCGCGAGTCGCTGCGCACCGAGGCCGAGCGTATGGGGCTGCTCGGCTGA
- the msrA gene encoding peptide-methionine (S)-S-oxide reductase MsrA gives MEIDVLGWLSGRRNPQLVTADDALPGRDVPVLDPMPRHAVLGLRLDEVPEGCEVAYFAMGCYWGEERLFWTTEGVVNTAVGFMGGITPNPTYRETCTGRTGHTETVRVVFNPSRIGYEGLLRIFWENHDPTQGFRQGNDIGTQYRSAIFPVDATQHEAAVTSRDAFQVRMTEAGFGEITTEITNGATFYYAEEEHQQYLHKNPEGYCPNHATGVNCG, from the coding sequence ATGGAGATTGACGTCCTCGGGTGGCTCAGCGGCCGCCGGAACCCCCAGCTCGTGACCGCCGACGACGCCCTGCCCGGGCGCGACGTCCCGGTTCTGGACCCCATGCCCCGGCACGCCGTGCTCGGCCTGCGACTGGACGAGGTCCCCGAGGGCTGTGAGGTCGCCTATTTCGCGATGGGGTGCTACTGGGGTGAGGAAAGGTTGTTCTGGACCACCGAGGGCGTGGTCAACACCGCCGTCGGGTTCATGGGAGGTATCACCCCGAACCCCACCTATCGCGAGACCTGCACCGGCCGCACCGGGCACACGGAAACGGTTCGGGTAGTCTTCAATCCGTCGCGCATCGGCTACGAGGGTTTGTTGAGGATCTTCTGGGAGAATCACGACCCGACCCAGGGTTTCCGGCAGGGCAACGACATCGGCACCCAGTACCGGTCCGCGATCTTCCCGGTCGACGCCACCCAGCACGAGGCCGCCGTCACCTCTCGTGACGCCTTCCAGGTCCGCATGACCGAGGCCGGATTCGGTGAAATAACCACCGAGATCACCAACGGCGCCACTTTCTACTACGCGGAAGAAGAGCACCAGCAGTACCTCCACAAGAATCCGGAAGGGTACTGCCCGAACCACGCCACCGGAGTCAATTGCGGCTGA
- a CDS encoding Txe/YoeB family addiction module toxin has translation MRICWADEAWEDYLWWQTQDRRTLKRINSLIRDIARNGNEELGKPEALRYQLSGYWSRRITEEHRLVYRITDTEVQIAACRYHYGR, from the coding sequence ATGCGGATCTGCTGGGCCGACGAAGCGTGGGAGGACTACCTCTGGTGGCAAACCCAGGACCGCCGGACCCTCAAGAGAATCAACTCCCTGATCCGGGACATCGCTCGCAACGGAAATGAGGAACTGGGCAAACCGGAGGCGCTGCGATACCAACTCTCCGGCTACTGGTCCCGGCGTATCACTGAGGAGCATCGGCTGGTCTACCGGATCACCGACACCGAGGTCCAGATTGCCGCATGCCGGTACCACTATGGCCGCTGA
- a CDS encoding type II toxin-antitoxin system Phd/YefM family antitoxin — protein MSYTESRANYAAVLDEVVNNREEIIITRVGHEPVVIVSLEEYQSLRETAYLLRSPANAQRLASAMEQLDRNDGIPHDLLDDH, from the coding sequence ATGTCGTACACCGAGTCCCGGGCCAACTACGCAGCGGTCCTCGACGAGGTCGTGAACAATCGCGAGGAGATCATCATCACCCGGGTGGGACACGAACCCGTCGTGATCGTCTCCCTGGAGGAGTACCAGTCCCTTCGCGAGACCGCCTACCTGTTGCGTTCGCCCGCCAACGCCCAGCGGCTGGCCAGCGCCATGGAACAGCTCGACAGGAACGACGGCATCCCGCACGACCTCCTCGACGACCACTGA
- a CDS encoding serine hydrolase domain-containing protein has product MRVLGRVAAVCLVVVTVLLGACGSGSPTAQMPHVTAPDGKHELTKADVDAWLDGKIPDALSNGKIPGAVVTVVHDGQVVTNRGYGYADTGADGAEPKPVEAERTLFRWASISKIPTSIAVMQLVEQGKIDLDADISTYVDVKIDRKFPGDITVRHLLTHTAGFEETYASWHEFDFDVYVTQKAPKQVFAPGTTPAYSNYGMSLAGYIVQQVSGERFPEYVRRHVLEPVGMDTATYEQPLPEALAPRLAKGYDSNGRALPFEFMGDAPAGRLTGSGADAGRFLMAQLQRSPEVLQPATWEQMWSSGLGPESLGNLSKASFMGLGYYDKSRNGHRIVGHGGDLTSGYHSDFQIYPDDGTGIFISFNGDGPRTSDLRADLMKGFSDRYYPSGGEQLPQVSPDEARPYAQQVSGTYQSTRTFFSTFVAAWEPAVRKITITAAENGHLRIGTDEYVMVEPWVWQKTDGSARIAAQVEDGRVVRIGATIGSYIPQTLAQQALLPVLVGSSLVLVVVIVAWPIGALRRRWAIRDGRRASDPLPWAGRAARIGAVAAVGAVVAWVLYLVKLVSALDPRLVTNLAVRPIQVLQLLGVVAIIPAGMDLFGAVKRRAGWRRVAMASLLLLGLAAMAWWVWTGNVLSLSIGI; this is encoded by the coding sequence ATGAGGGTACTTGGGCGCGTGGCTGCTGTGTGTCTCGTCGTCGTGACGGTGTTGCTGGGTGCGTGTGGTTCGGGATCGCCGACTGCTCAGATGCCTCACGTCACAGCCCCCGACGGAAAGCATGAACTGACCAAGGCGGATGTGGATGCCTGGCTGGATGGGAAGATCCCGGATGCCTTGAGCAATGGGAAGATCCCTGGGGCGGTTGTGACGGTCGTTCACGACGGTCAGGTGGTGACGAATCGGGGTTATGGCTATGCCGATACCGGTGCTGATGGCGCGGAGCCGAAGCCGGTGGAAGCGGAACGGACCTTGTTCCGGTGGGCCTCCATCTCGAAGATTCCCACCTCGATCGCGGTGATGCAGCTCGTGGAGCAGGGAAAGATCGATCTCGACGCCGACATCAGCACCTACGTTGATGTGAAGATCGACCGGAAATTCCCGGGGGACATCACCGTGAGGCATCTTCTCACCCACACCGCAGGATTCGAGGAGACATACGCTTCCTGGCACGAGTTCGACTTCGATGTCTATGTCACGCAGAAGGCCCCGAAGCAGGTTTTCGCTCCGGGAACCACTCCCGCTTATTCGAATTACGGCATGTCTCTGGCCGGGTACATCGTCCAGCAGGTCAGTGGCGAGAGATTCCCCGAATACGTGCGGCGACACGTTCTGGAACCTGTGGGCATGGACACCGCCACCTACGAACAGCCTCTCCCCGAGGCCCTGGCGCCTCGGCTGGCCAAAGGGTATGACTCCAATGGCCGGGCGTTGCCCTTCGAGTTCATGGGCGATGCCCCCGCCGGGAGGTTGACTGGTTCGGGTGCGGATGCCGGACGGTTCCTGATGGCCCAGCTGCAACGCTCGCCCGAGGTGCTGCAACCGGCCACGTGGGAGCAGATGTGGTCTTCTGGGCTGGGGCCTGAATCGCTGGGTAATCTTTCCAAGGCCAGTTTCATGGGACTGGGATATTACGACAAGAGTCGTAACGGTCATCGGATCGTCGGGCATGGCGGTGATCTGACGAGCGGCTACCACAGCGATTTCCAGATCTATCCGGACGATGGCACCGGGATTTTCATTTCATTCAACGGCGACGGTCCCAGAACCTCCGATCTGCGTGCGGATCTGATGAAGGGGTTCTCTGATCGCTACTATCCGAGCGGCGGGGAACAACTGCCCCAGGTATCGCCTGATGAGGCCAGGCCCTACGCCCAGCAGGTTTCGGGAACCTACCAGTCCACCCGCACCTTCTTCTCCACATTCGTTGCCGCATGGGAGCCGGCTGTGCGAAAAATCACCATCACCGCCGCGGAGAATGGGCATTTGAGGATCGGCACGGATGAGTACGTGATGGTCGAGCCGTGGGTGTGGCAGAAGACCGATGGCTCCGCCCGGATCGCGGCGCAGGTTGAGGACGGCAGGGTGGTGCGAATCGGAGCAACCATTGGTTCCTACATTCCGCAAACCCTCGCACAGCAGGCCTTGCTGCCGGTGCTGGTTGGTTCTTCTCTGGTGTTGGTGGTGGTCATCGTGGCCTGGCCCATTGGGGCGCTGCGTCGGCGCTGGGCCATTCGCGACGGGCGACGGGCATCCGATCCGCTGCCCTGGGCAGGCCGTGCGGCGCGTATCGGTGCCGTCGCTGCGGTTGGTGCCGTGGTCGCATGGGTGTTGTATCTCGTCAAGCTCGTCAGCGCTCTCGATCCCAGACTGGTAACGAATCTGGCGGTGCGACCCATCCAGGTGCTTCAGCTGCTCGGCGTGGTGGCGATCATTCCCGCAGGGATGGATCTCTTCGGTGCCGTGAAGCGCCGGGCCGGATGGCGCCGGGTCGCGATGGCCTCGCTCCTGCTGCTCGGTCTGGCCGCGATGGCCTGGTGGGTCTGGACGGGCAACGTCTTGTCCCTGAGCATTGGGATCTGA
- a CDS encoding uracil-DNA glycosylase produces the protein MARPLKELIAPDWAEALADVEDQIHAMGDFLRQELAEGRSYLPAGDNVLRAFSRPLADVRVLIVGQDPYPTPGHAVGLSFSVAPDVRPIPRSLQNIYQELNADLGIPPAPHGDLSAWFEQGVLLLNRVLTVSPGKAGSHRGKGWEAVTTAAITALAEHGGPLVAILWGRDAQSTRSLLGQTPVIASAHPSPLSARNGFFGSKPFSRANEALVSQGADPINWDLNNT, from the coding sequence ATGGCACGCCCCCTTAAAGAACTCATCGCCCCCGACTGGGCCGAGGCCCTGGCCGACGTCGAGGACCAGATCCACGCCATGGGAGATTTTCTCCGCCAGGAACTCGCGGAGGGACGCAGCTACCTGCCCGCCGGCGACAACGTGCTGCGCGCCTTCAGCCGACCGCTGGCCGACGTGCGGGTGCTGATCGTCGGGCAGGACCCGTATCCGACCCCGGGGCACGCGGTCGGGCTGTCGTTCTCCGTCGCCCCCGACGTGCGCCCCATCCCCCGCAGCCTGCAGAACATCTACCAGGAACTCAACGCCGACCTCGGTATCCCACCCGCCCCGCACGGCGACCTGAGCGCCTGGTTCGAGCAGGGCGTCCTGCTGCTGAACCGAGTGCTGACCGTCTCCCCCGGCAAGGCGGGATCGCACCGCGGCAAGGGCTGGGAGGCCGTCACCACCGCCGCCATCACCGCCCTCGCGGAGCACGGCGGCCCGCTGGTGGCGATCCTGTGGGGTCGCGACGCGCAGTCCACCCGTTCCCTGCTAGGCCAGACCCCCGTCATCGCCAGCGCCCACCCATCGCCGCTGTCAGCGCGCAACGGGTTCTTCGGGTCGAAACCGTTCAGCCGCGCGAACGAGGCCCTCGTGTCGCAGGGCGCCGACCCCATCAACTGGGACCTCAACAACACCTGA
- the trhA gene encoding PAQR family membrane homeostasis protein TrhA, with the protein MRGWLHLGFAPALLIAGLVLTALAPTLPGRIGCAVWTLSGVQLFGTSAAYHRGNWNEPTMAVFRRLDHSNIFVFIAGTYTPLTLTLLDGGSRWLLLGLIWGIAAFGIVFRICWVGAPRWLYTLLYVAMGWAALGWLGEFWTAGGPAVVLLMLAGGLVYSLGALAYGTRRPRLNPRLFGFHEVFHACTIAAAVCHGVAIGLAVF; encoded by the coding sequence ATGCGGGGCTGGCTGCACCTGGGCTTCGCGCCCGCTCTGCTGATCGCCGGCCTGGTGCTGACGGCCTTGGCTCCGACCCTTCCCGGGCGCATCGGCTGCGCCGTGTGGACCCTGAGCGGGGTGCAGCTGTTCGGCACCTCGGCCGCCTATCACCGCGGAAACTGGAACGAGCCGACGATGGCGGTGTTCCGTCGTCTCGACCACTCCAACATCTTCGTCTTCATCGCCGGCACCTACACCCCGCTGACCCTCACCCTCCTCGACGGTGGCTCCCGGTGGTTGCTGCTGGGGTTGATCTGGGGGATCGCGGCCTTCGGGATCGTCTTCAGGATCTGCTGGGTGGGTGCGCCGCGCTGGCTGTACACGCTGCTCTACGTCGCCATGGGGTGGGCGGCCCTCGGGTGGCTGGGTGAGTTCTGGACCGCGGGAGGTCCCGCGGTGGTGCTGCTGATGCTTGCCGGCGGCCTGGTCTACTCGCTCGGGGCGCTGGCTTACGGCACCCGTCGCCCGCGTCTCAACCCCCGCCTCTTCGGATTCCACGAGGTCTTCCACGCCTGCACCATCGCGGCCGCCGTCTGTCACGGGGTAGCAATCGGACTGGCGGTGTTCTGA
- a CDS encoding thioredoxin domain-containing protein — MANRLADSSSDHLLQYAHQPVDWWPWGPEALAHAVETDRPILLSIGYASCHWCHVMGSESFENPEVAEFINAHFVPVKVDREQHPVLDQVFMTATQLMNEGAGGWPLTAFLTPEGRPFFTGTYFPPEPQPGRPSFTQVLQALADTWETDRQTLVAGADMVAGHLAALATAPLTDDAPEVHAAVETIAADFDLIHAGFGTAPKFPSATALDALLVRGDARSLELAQRSLETMARGGICDQIGGGFHRYAVDPGWVVPHFEKMLDDNALLLGTYIRGWRRTADHDAGLRALLERTAYGIAGFLERELRDENGAFMAGLDADSCDIRGAVFEGIHYLWSPELIIDALGEEDGDWATRVFHVTAGGTFGEGLSTLQLRGRPDFDKLAEVSGKLLAERGRRFPPAKDCLIVTSWNSLAISSLVTGALIWNEPHWLELALDAARYLVGTHLVDGELRHSSLAGQVDDSPATAEDHGTLADALAALAGATGEATWLRHAEVLCDRAVELFGAGDGGFFDAAAGELFVRPRSLTDNVTPSGTSALVRALRRVGLLAERPDLLGRADEAAATTWATVAENPRFAGSALEDLMIADEARRGLKPAMVVVASDDPFDELARAAWRLAPAGSVILTAPAGAEGFGSWLEGRGKRAVYVCRGQRCFDPVTDYTELKTPLWHRA, encoded by the coding sequence ATGGCGAACCGACTCGCAGATTCCTCCAGCGACCACCTCCTCCAGTACGCCCACCAGCCAGTGGACTGGTGGCCCTGGGGTCCCGAGGCGTTGGCGCACGCCGTGGAGACGGACCGGCCGATCCTGCTCAGCATCGGTTACGCGTCATGCCACTGGTGCCACGTGATGGGGAGTGAATCGTTCGAGAACCCGGAGGTGGCGGAGTTCATCAACGCCCATTTCGTGCCGGTCAAGGTGGATCGCGAGCAGCATCCCGTCCTGGACCAGGTGTTCATGACGGCCACGCAGCTGATGAACGAGGGCGCAGGCGGCTGGCCCCTGACCGCTTTCCTCACCCCGGAGGGCCGCCCGTTCTTCACGGGTACCTACTTCCCGCCCGAACCGCAGCCGGGACGCCCGTCGTTCACGCAGGTGCTGCAGGCCCTGGCCGACACCTGGGAAACCGACCGGCAGACCCTGGTCGCGGGTGCGGACATGGTGGCCGGGCATCTGGCGGCCCTCGCCACGGCGCCCCTGACGGACGACGCCCCCGAGGTCCACGCCGCCGTAGAGACGATCGCCGCCGACTTCGACCTGATCCACGCCGGTTTCGGGACCGCCCCGAAGTTCCCGTCCGCGACGGCGTTGGACGCGCTGCTGGTGCGCGGCGACGCCCGCAGCCTGGAGCTGGCTCAGCGCAGCCTGGAGACGATGGCGCGAGGCGGCATCTGCGACCAGATCGGCGGGGGTTTCCACCGCTACGCCGTCGATCCGGGCTGGGTGGTGCCGCACTTCGAGAAGATGCTCGACGACAACGCCCTGCTGCTGGGCACCTACATCCGCGGCTGGCGTCGCACCGCCGACCACGACGCGGGACTACGGGCGCTGCTGGAACGCACCGCCTACGGCATCGCCGGTTTTCTGGAGCGGGAGCTGCGCGACGAGAACGGCGCCTTCATGGCAGGCCTGGACGCCGATTCCTGTGACATCCGCGGTGCCGTCTTCGAGGGCATCCACTACCTGTGGTCGCCGGAGCTGATCATCGACGCCCTGGGCGAGGAGGACGGCGACTGGGCCACCCGGGTTTTCCACGTCACCGCAGGCGGCACCTTCGGTGAGGGGCTCTCGACGTTGCAGCTGCGCGGCCGCCCCGATTTCGACAAGCTGGCGGAGGTCTCCGGGAAGCTCCTGGCCGAGCGGGGGCGCCGGTTCCCTCCCGCCAAGGACTGCCTGATCGTGACCTCGTGGAACTCCCTGGCGATTTCGTCGCTGGTCACGGGCGCCCTGATCTGGAACGAGCCGCACTGGCTGGAACTGGCCCTGGACGCGGCCCGCTACCTGGTGGGCACGCACCTGGTGGACGGCGAGCTGCGGCACTCGTCGCTGGCGGGGCAGGTCGACGATTCGCCCGCGACCGCCGAGGACCACGGCACCTTGGCCGATGCCCTCGCCGCGCTTGCCGGGGCGACGGGGGAGGCCACCTGGCTGCGTCACGCCGAGGTCCTCTGCGACCGGGCGGTGGAGCTTTTCGGGGCCGGTGACGGCGGGTTCTTCGACGCGGCGGCGGGTGAGTTGTTCGTGCGCCCGCGGTCCCTGACCGACAACGTCACCCCGTCCGGGACGAGCGCTCTGGTGCGGGCGCTGCGACGGGTGGGGTTGCTGGCGGAGCGCCCCGACCTGCTGGGACGGGCCGACGAGGCGGCCGCCACCACCTGGGCGACCGTGGCGGAGAACCCCCGGTTCGCGGGCTCCGCCCTGGAGGACCTGATGATCGCCGACGAGGCCCGCCGCGGCCTGAAACCCGCGATGGTCGTCGTCGCCTCCGACGATCCGTTCGACGAGCTGGCCCGGGCTGCCTGGCGGCTGGCGCCGGCGGGGTCGGTGATCCTGACAGCCCCAGCGGGTGCGGAGGGTTTCGGATCCTGGCTTGAGGGCCGCGGGAAACGGGCCGTGTACGTGTGCCGCGGACAACGCTGCTTCGACCCGGTGACCGACTACACCGAGCTGAAAACCCCCCTCTGGCATCGGGCATGA
- a CDS encoding rhomboid family intramembrane serine protease translates to MWVLEIIDSASFHALDQLGIIARNIGSLPHIFTAPWLHFGFPHLISNSVPFLILGLLTWLAGPGRWLAVTLITVVTSGLTVWLIAPSNTITLGASGLVFGYLAYLLVRGFFTRNIWEIALSVAVFFFYGSILLGVLPGASGVSWQGHLGGAIGGFIAAKFLHGSDPATQRV, encoded by the coding sequence ATGTGGGTGCTGGAGATCATCGACAGCGCGTCTTTCCACGCCTTGGACCAGCTCGGCATCATCGCCCGGAACATTGGGTCGTTGCCCCACATTTTCACAGCCCCGTGGCTTCACTTCGGTTTTCCGCACCTGATCAGCAACTCGGTGCCGTTTCTGATCCTCGGTCTGCTCACTTGGCTGGCTGGTCCGGGGCGCTGGCTGGCGGTGACCCTCATCACCGTCGTCACCTCCGGGTTGACCGTCTGGCTGATCGCACCCTCCAACACCATCACCCTGGGTGCCTCCGGCCTGGTGTTCGGATACCTCGCCTACCTGCTGGTGCGAGGTTTCTTCACCCGCAACATCTGGGAGATCGCGCTGTCGGTGGCCGTGTTCTTCTTCTACGGCTCGATCCTGCTGGGCGTGCTGCCCGGAGCGTCGGGGGTCTCGTGGCAGGGACACCTCGGCGGGGCCATCGGTGGTTTCATCGCCGCGAAGTTCCTCCACGGCAGCGACCCCGCCACCCAGCGGGTCTGA
- the mca gene encoding mycothiol conjugate amidase Mca, which translates to MSSMTSHPKGPLRLLHVHAHPDDESSKGAATTAKYVAEGVEVMVATCTGGERGDILNPALAGDPGILENLPAVRAAEMARAREILGIEQVWLGFVDSGLPEGDPPPPLPEGCFALQDVAVAAGRLVKVIRDFRPHVVTTYDERGGYPHPDHVQCHRITVEAFKAAADPSLWPEHGPAWQAAKLYYHMSFHRRRFAALEALMHEQGLSSSHPVPARDEDPFSDGRLTTFVNCAQYFGVRDDALRAHATQIDPEGPWFAVPLAIQQAGWPTEDYQLVVSKVPTMIPEDDLFTGLREVPLVPEFII; encoded by the coding sequence ATGTCTTCCATGACCTCGCACCCCAAGGGCCCATTGCGCCTGCTGCACGTGCACGCCCACCCCGACGACGAGTCGAGCAAGGGTGCCGCGACAACCGCCAAGTACGTGGCGGAGGGCGTGGAGGTCATGGTCGCGACCTGTACCGGAGGTGAGCGCGGCGACATCCTCAACCCGGCCCTGGCCGGCGACCCCGGGATCCTCGAGAACCTGCCCGCCGTCAGGGCGGCTGAGATGGCCCGCGCCCGCGAGATCCTGGGGATCGAGCAGGTGTGGCTGGGTTTCGTCGATTCCGGCCTGCCCGAGGGCGATCCCCCGCCGCCGCTGCCCGAGGGGTGTTTCGCACTGCAGGACGTCGCGGTGGCCGCGGGACGGCTGGTCAAGGTGATCCGCGACTTCCGTCCGCACGTCGTGACCACCTACGACGAACGCGGCGGCTACCCGCACCCCGACCACGTCCAGTGCCACCGCATCACTGTCGAGGCGTTCAAAGCGGCGGCGGATCCGTCGCTGTGGCCGGAACACGGCCCCGCCTGGCAGGCAGCGAAGCTGTACTACCACATGAGTTTCCACCGACGCCGGTTCGCGGCCCTGGAGGCGTTGATGCACGAGCAGGGTCTCTCCTCCAGCCATCCCGTCCCGGCCCGCGATGAGGACCCGTTCTCGGATGGCCGCCTGACCACGTTCGTCAACTGCGCCCAGTACTTCGGGGTGCGCGACGATGCGTTGCGGGCGCACGCCACGCAGATCGACCCCGAAGGGCCGTGGTTCGCGGTGCCGCTGGCGATCCAGCAGGCGGGCTGGCCGACGGAGGACTACCAGCTGGTGGTCTCGAAGGTGCCGACGATGATCCCGGAGGATGACCTGTTCACCGGGTTGCGGGAGGTTCCCCTGGTACCGGAGTTCATCATCTGA
- the greA gene encoding transcription elongation factor GreA has translation MSETNAETVWLTQEAHDKLEAELTHLKTVGRPEVTARIAAAREEGDLSENGGYHAAREEQGQMEGRIRQLEHLLRRAQVGEAQGDPDEVSPGRIVTVAFFGDDDDTDTFLLGSREILGTDSSVDQAVSPQSPLGAAVLGHRVGDEVSYAAPNGRTISVTIRKVTS, from the coding sequence ATGTCCGAAACCAATGCCGAAACGGTGTGGCTCACCCAGGAGGCCCACGACAAGCTCGAGGCCGAACTCACCCACCTCAAAACAGTGGGTCGCCCCGAGGTGACCGCCAGGATTGCCGCCGCCCGTGAGGAGGGCGACCTCTCCGAGAACGGCGGCTACCACGCCGCCCGTGAGGAGCAGGGGCAGATGGAGGGGCGAATCCGCCAGCTCGAACACCTGCTGCGACGCGCCCAGGTGGGTGAGGCCCAGGGTGACCCCGACGAGGTCAGCCCCGGCCGCATCGTCACCGTCGCGTTCTTCGGCGACGATGACGACACGGATACCTTCCTGCTCGGGTCCAGGGAGATTCTCGGCACCGATTCCTCCGTGGATCAGGCCGTCTCCCCACAGTCGCCGCTCGGTGCCGCGGTGCTGGGCCATCGCGTGGGCGACGAGGTCAGCTACGCGGCCCCCAACGGCCGCACCATTTCGGTGACCATCAGGAAGGTCACCTCCTGA
- a CDS encoding DUF2089 domain-containing protein — MTSELYRAPAECPVCGEDLIIIRKGCTHCGSELAGEFASSPYDRLDAAEHELLRVFLTSRGNLREVEKHLQVSYPTARARFDALLMKLGMNPDVQPTPPQSGEPGPAEQGETKAATPQEQILARVATGEISAEVAAQLIAGLD, encoded by the coding sequence ATGACCTCCGAGCTGTACCGCGCCCCCGCCGAGTGCCCCGTCTGCGGCGAGGACCTGATCATCATCCGGAAGGGCTGCACGCACTGCGGCTCCGAGCTGGCCGGCGAATTCGCGTCCTCCCCCTATGACCGTCTCGACGCCGCCGAGCACGAGCTGCTGCGAGTCTTCCTGACTTCCCGCGGGAACCTGCGCGAGGTGGAGAAGCACCTCCAGGTCTCCTATCCGACAGCGCGCGCCCGGTTCGACGCGTTGCTGATGAAACTGGGTATGAATCCCGACGTCCAGCCCACTCCACCGCAGTCCGGCGAGCCCGGCCCCGCCGAGCAAGGGGAAACGAAAGCCGCCACCCCGCAGGAACAGATCCTGGCACGGGTGGCGACCGGTGAGATCAGCGCCGAGGTGGCAGCCCAGCTGATCGCGGGACTGGATTGA